The stretch of DNA ACAGGTCCCAAATGCTTTTCTCTGCCCTGCAGAAGACTTTATTCTTAAGACGGCCCTCACAATCCCACCATAGGAGAACATTATTAATGTAACAGGTATGAAAAGAATGATGACACTGGCAAAGAAGATCTCAGACTCATTCATAGAGGTGTCAACACAGGCAAGCTTGAGCAAAGGAGGGACCTCACAAAAGAAGTGGTCTAATTCATTTCTCCCACAAAGTGGTAAAAGGAAGATGAGCACTGTATGTATTAAGGAGTCAGCAAAACCAATGATCCATGAAGCACAAGCCATCAGGGTACAGAGACGGGGGTGCATGATTACTGTGTAGTGAAGGGGCTTGCAAACAGCTGCATAGCGGTCAAGTGCCATAACTCCTAGGAGAATACATTCTGCACATCCCAACCCCAAAGAGATGTAGAGCTGAACCACACAACCACCAAAGGAGATGGATTTGTCAGATCCTCTGAGATTAACCAGGAGCTGGGGAACAATGCTGGTAGTATAGCACAGGTCCACAAAGCTTAGGTtggagaggaaaaagtacatagggGTGTGAAGTTGTGGGTCCACCTGGGACAATGTGATGATGGTTGTGTTTGCTAGCAAAGTGAAGACGTAGAAGATCAAAAGAACCACAAAGAGGACCTGCTCCAGTTGAGGCCTGTCAGAGAAACCCAGCAGGATAAATCCAGTGAAAGAACTTCCATTTCTCTGTTCCATCCTGTGTTAGCACATGGTTTCTGTCATGAGCAAGCATTTGCCATATTGGAGTTGACATAGTTTATACCAATTTACTTCCACATTAACACCAAAATTGATGTCAATGCtatttaatatgagaaaaatcaaataataaaccTGTGTTTGCCTCAATCATAGGTATAATCACAGATAAGTTTCAGATTGGATCTAATAGGATGTAAAGTAATTTAAGAATATATGTacaattttagagaaaatggtgatgagaaaaacagagagaggaacctgaaaaataagaaagagatgtAGACAAAAAGCAATCTATCTATACCCCAAAAATCCATAATAATATTGACTATAAATATAtgagaaacaatctaaatgtgcaATGATAGACTACATCCCTCTGACCCACACTTACTCAGAAGAGCAATAAAACAAGCCATGGTTCGGGctcatgtacacatacacaactATGATATATTCATCTGAAATGACCTGGGGGcaaattttttttactgaagcaTTTGCCAAAACGAAgtaggacaaaaataaaatgctaactaATCCAAAGTAAACGCTGATATGATAATGGTCCACTATAATAAAATCAtgacatattttaatatcttcttttcttttttaggggcgcactcgtggcatatggaggttcccaggctaggggatgaatcagagctactacacctgctggcctataccacagccacagcaactccggatctgagccacatgtgtgaactacaccgcagctcacagcaacgccagatccttaacccaccgaagaggcaacagatcaaacccacaacctcatggttacttggcAGATTTGTTtctcgctgcaccacaatgggaactccttttttcttctttttttttttttcactttttagaggacataggtgatttttttctcccttttgtccTCTCCTTATCGGCATCCATCCCTGCTAAAGCTGTTTGGACCACCACAAAAGGCCATCTTTCAAtacaaggaatattttaaattaaagttattaaacttttatttcatttccttcctacCAAATCTAAAGAATTATATAATTTGATTGGGAGCCATCGTCTTTGTTTAGATAAATATCAACTGAATTTATGTAGGAAGAAAAGTTGATTCATATTAGACAAACTATGTAAATATTAATGATAGAATATATTAAGCACATTAAGCCTAGTTACAAGAACACAGACTGGTATCCTCAGTTGCTATCACCATATGATATGTATTGGAACATCTTGTTATAAAAAATTACACATAAATTATTACTTTGgacacaaaagataaataatcacttaaaaataaatgacaggagctgccactgtggctcagtggttaagaccTGCCATAGactctgtgaggctgtgggttcaattcctggcctctctcaatgggttagggatccgggattgtgcaagctgcagtgtcaattgctgatgcagctcagatccagtgttgccatgctgtgacacaggccacagctgcagctacaattcaatccctggcctctgaacttccatatgccactggtacggccataaaaaggaagaaatatacatgtgtgtgtgtgtgtgtgtgtagaaaactTTTTAATAGGTAATGTAAAAAtagattctgaaaaataaataaatatggcattCTATGTAACAGCTAATATCAAAAAAGATTATAATACAACATGACATCTTgcaagaatgaaattttgctataaTATTCAACACAGCACTCatcaaatgaaaaatgttaaacgCTTGGTACTGACACATATTAGGTGGTATAAGTAGCCGTTTACAATTACAACAATTGTACAACACTGACACATAATGCAACTGTAAAAGATTTACTGCAAGATTCAATATTTCAATATAACTAGATGTTCAGTATGCAAACTACACAATTTAAAGACCAATATCTAAAGATAATATCTTTTTTCAGTTATTAAATTATACAATATACAATACACAATATATTTAACATACAAACTCTCCAATCTAGCTTCTCAAAAAATCCTGGCAGGGTGCTGGCAAAATTTCCACAGCCTCGGGGCTATGACTAATCACTATTACTCTCATCTTGTTTCCGTCTCAAAGGTTTCTGCGGAACTCAGATATGTTAAGACTGGCACCTGATAGCAATGGAGGATGTAGTCATGAGGGAGAAGCGGATCTGTAATTGTACTGGAAATGACAGTTCTGATGAACTTGGACAGTGCTTCAGCCGGGTTCTATGGAGGAAGAGGCTGAAGCAGGAATTCCACTGCATGCTGTTTTTTGAGggaatattcaaaataaagagaGTGCAGGAAGCAGAGTAGAACAAAGGTGCTAAGCAAGGATGTGAACTCAACTGGAATATAACATGAGTCTGATCCCATAAGGAGCTGGAGCAGGATTCGCCAATGGAACTGTGGTGATAGAAATATTCTGTTTTCACTGTCTAATACAATAACCACTCTCTTACATGGTCCAACCTAAGCATACGGAACATGGAAACTAAAGaacagaattttacattttacttaattTCAAGTTAAATAGCTACTTGGGCCTGGTTACTACTCCACTGGGCAGCACAGCTGAGGAGAATAAATTACACCAGATTTAGTTCCACCTTGATGCAAAGGCAGCATTTATATATCCCGTGAGCGTATCGCTGGATGTGGACTGAATCCACGAGGGTTCAGAGGAACCCCTGGCAACGTGGCACCTTTCAGCTGAGAGAAATTCTCTGAAGAAGGGAAGGGCTGGGAACCTAGGAGCCAATACTCATAAGAAGTTGGGTATGCATGGGTACACCAGTCAAGTAAAGAGGATGTGAATGGGTTACCTACAGTGTTCATACCAAAGAGTCCATTCACAAGCCTGTgcaaggatggaaggatggggtACATTACACATCTCCTCCATgcaataccacaaaaaaaatggTCATTTGCCCAATTCAGCAATTACACAAACAAgtcaccttttctcttccaatctttttcctcttcaaacTGGTATTTGGACtcaattaaagagaaagagagtgagatggaccaggagtttggggttagtagatgcaaactattacatttagaatgcataagcgatgaggtcctgctctacagcaaggggaactatatccaacctcttgggataaaacatgagggaagataggatgagaaaaagaatgtgtatatatgtaggactgagtctctatgctgtacagcagaaattggcataacactgtaaatcaactatactgtaatttaaaaaaaaagatttgtatggGCAGAGATAAGTACCAAAAATATTCAGAACTACAATCAGTAAAGTTTAAGTTAGCATCATGAAAAAAGGATGATCTTTTCTCATCACTGTTAAAGACGCACTGACACAATATTCACAAAATGGAACTTCCTTGTAGTACCTTACAACCTAACATATTGatgattccattcatatttaGATATTTCTGTAACTCTTTCAGTGAGGAAATGAGCATTAAAAAACCATAGAGACTGACAAGACATCTTAAGCACAGAGAACAAATACTGTGTAATTCTGCAGAGAGAATACACCCAAAGCAAAAGAATGGAAGCATATAGTCTAATTCTTTTACATTCACACATTCACTGCTATCCCATTACTGGATGGCATATTTTATTAGAGTTAAATATGCTGTATTTAAATCACTTTCCATATGCACATACTGAGTGGTAGCAAATGTACCCCTGTTGGCTTCTAAATTGAACAACTAAATTTAGTCTTATTTGGTGGATTTCTGCATGCTGTTCCTTTGTCAGCTGACATATATGCAAACCAACTTAGCTTTTTGTTTCAAGAAAAACTGCAACTGAAACAACTTACTTGCCAAGCCCTAAAACAACACAGAGATCAAGCTTCATTTCACTCACCTTCATTCACCTTATCTGTGTGTCCCAagctctttccctccctcatttCCAAGACACCACCTTTAATACGCTACTGCGAGTTGGAATTGGACATGTACAATCAGGAAGCAGATTGCGTGCAGTGACTGTAAAGCTCAATTACTCCAGCACTGGAATGTCCTTAAATTTTCCAAGAAGATTACTTCTCATAATAACTTTAAATCTTCACATAGTATGAAAGAGCTGCATTCCATCTAGGTGGTAGGAAGATGAAGCCAACTTGGAACTCTCAGTATTATTTCCTGAATACAATGACCAGCATATATGACAGAGGAATCTACACATACAGGCAACAAGAGGAGATGGTATACAATGGCACGGCGCCTGGGATGgcacagagaaaaaacaaacctgacaagtcTCTGGGGAATGTATGTCCTATCCTATTAATTAGCTGATGTCACTGAGCTATCCAGAGATGCCAATCCTCAGGGAAAATGATTACAAAAGAAGAATGCCAGAGGATAGCTAATCTTTCTTTggtgttttcatatttttgacaGAGACAGATAATGCCCTAGCCCCCACCCAGTTACCTTAGCTCTCATCTCTGAGTGACTCTGATGTATTTCGAACACTTATGGTTATTTTCACAACTGCAAATAAAAAACTttacacaaaaatacaaaaaacaatacaaaaagaaTTCATTCTGCCATTTAAATTCAAATGTACTCATGCAAATGGGTTTTCACTTAATACAATTCAAAAGCACTTTATGATGGATTACAGAGTAATAGTGAGGCAGATTCTAGTATCTAAGGTGATTATAATGAAGGGGAACCACCGCATTTACTAACAAACTTTTGTgtggctaagaaaaaaaaaaaatcaagccctcTGTAACAGTTCAGTGTATGcctgaagttttatttatttactcaaacaatacaaagaaaaattattaattttttaaagaactgacaTGGTTTGTTTGAATTCAGCTAGCCTTTACACTAAGTTTCACATGATTTTGCTTCACCGAGATAGTTCTAataattactaaagaaaaatgGACTTGTGTCTACAGAAGTCAATTTGATGATCAATTAATTCATTTCAAATCAATTATCTTCTATTTAATATACAGACAATATATAGGCAGGTATAAATAACATCTGATTTGGGGAAGATGTGGCCTCAAATATCAAATGcaatttcaaaaacaaagcaattgTGTTTCACGGTTAACAGATGACTGCTACTTAGCAGTACAACCTAGCTTAGAAAAAGTCATTTAGGTTTAAAGCATCTTGGTTTCCATATGCCATTACTGAGACAAGCATAGAGAATTTCTACGATGTATTTACATCCTAGAGACAACTATTTCCCATATATCCATTAATTCCTTTGCTATAATAGTCTGCCTAGAGACTTACACTATCTCTTGATGAAAACATTCTTAGATTAAACTTTTCTCAGTGATCGCACTACCAGTTAAATCACATCATAACATTTATAAGGAGGCTGAACTAAGGCCAATACAACTTAAGTTgcccagggaggggacagaaTACAGACCTGCTATTAATGCTTTTCTTCTCGGTTCAGTCTTCCTGTTGCAAATAGTAATTAGTAAAATCTGTTTTGGATAACAGCTTGACAGTTAGCTAGGAATGCTTCCTGCAATTACATTCCTAGGTACAATATGCTCTAAAGTAGTTCTTGGTCATGTGCCCCAAAAGACATGTATAAAAATGCTCATAGATACATTGTTAGCCAaacctggaaacaatccaaatgccatCAAGAGGAAAATGGGTACATTTTGGCCTCTTCATACAACAGAGTACTACACAACAACAAATACGAACAAAGTACAGCTAAACAAATCAAGAGGATGTCTCACTCACAAAAATGCTGAGCAAAAGATGAAAttcaggagttccggtcatggcgcagtggttaacgaatccgactaggaaccatgaggttgcgggttcggtccctgcccttgctcagtgggttaacgatccagcgttgccatgagctgtggtgtaggttgcagacgcggctccgatcccctgttgctgtggctctggcgtaggctggtggctacagctccgattcgacccctagcctgggaacctccatatgccgcgggagcggcccaagaaatagcaaaaagaccaaaaaaaaaagatgaaattcacAAAGTAATCAGCCCCCCTAcaaaaagttcaaaaacagataaaacaagGTATTGTTTATGAATGCAAATAGGGGTGCTACATCTATAATTATAGTCAAAAGTGATATCCAAAACTAAAAAGAACGTCAAAAAGCTGATAATAACCAAAGCAAAATCCATGGGGAGAAAAGAGGATGCAATTAGGTAGAGGCTGTCAGAGGTAGTTTAGTTATGAGTACAGAAATCATAACTACtcaattttaattattctttaagtTGAATATTTATTTGTACAGATGTAttttatagagagagagacagacagacagacagacacagagagcagagagagagaagataggcAAAAGACATAAGGGACAACACATAGCACAGTGTCATACCCATGTTATAGAACATATATACTTCTCCACCAGGTTCCAGGACAAGAATCTCTCTGTAGAGCTATATTAATGAGAACAGCCTTTCACCTGAAATGTCTAAATTAGCACCATTCTGTAAATTATTGCGCAGGTGACTTCTGGTCTCTGAATTATTCACAGCTGTCTGAATCTCTTCCTTACTACTTGTCCTCtatctaaataggaaaaaaagtcaaaacttcTGAAGAAATGCTACCAACGCCTCACATCAATCTGAGTGGCTATTTTCAAAGGACAATGGTGGAGAtgccattgtggctcaccgggttaagaacccaatataatgtctgtgaggatgcacattcaatccctagccttgctcagtgtgttaagcatccagcattgccacaagctgcatcacaggctgcagatgcagcttggggatcccgcgttgctacgGTTGTGGTGTacgtctgcagctgcagctgcagctccaaatcaatcccctagactgggaacttccatacaccacaggtgtagccctttaaaaaaaaggaaaaagggaaaaaaagaaaaagaaaaaagaaagaaaggacaacaagcaacaaatattggagaggatgtggagatgggaaccctcatgcactgctggcaaaaatgtaaatggatgcagccacaatggaaaacggaaaggaaattccagaaaaattttcaaaatagaattatcaaatgatacagcatttccactcctggatatttatcACAAGAAACCAAAAACAGTCATTaggaaagatatatgcaccctatgttcactgtgGCATTATTAACAATATCCAAGATATCTgcaagcaacccaagtgcccagcagtagatgaatggataaagatgaagtGGTATAATATAAGCGATGGAatgtcagccataaaaaagatgcaatcatgtcatttgtgacaacatgaatggacctatatagtgtactatgctaagtgaaacaagtcagacagtgatgatttcacttatatgtgcactcttaaaaacaaaacaaatgaacaaacataacaaaataaagaGTTACAGATaaggagaacaaattagtggttgcaAAACAAATGAATCACAAGTATTAAAGTTACAATatggggaatacagtcaataattatATTTTGCATGGAGATATCATAACTggacatgtctttttttttttttttggtctttttgtctctttagggccatgcccacagcatatgtaggtttccaggctaggggtctaatcagagctgtagccaacggccttcgccacagccacagcaatgccagacccgagctgcgtctgtgacctacaccacagctcacggcaatgccggatccttgacccactgagcaagaccagggattgaacccaaaacctcacggttcctagtcagattcatttcccatgtgccacgatgggaactccataactgaaCACATCTTGTGATCAATTTGAAAAGTACAGAAATAACAAATCACGATGTTGTGTAACAGAAGCTAACATAGCGTTGTAAGGTCAATTACAggtcaaaaacaaagaaacaaacaaaccaatgggaaaaAATCAGACTTGTGATTACTAGAAATGGGAGATGGAGGAATGGGAAATTGGATGAAGACAATCAAAAgggaggcagagcaagatggtggaggagcaaGAGGTCACGTtcgccttctcccacaaacatcaaaaaaacacatccacatgtaaaacgactcatagaatatcaactgaatgctggcagaagaacttaaacctctaaaaaagggcaagaaactcttgacataactggatagaacaaaagaaaaaagagagagagagaaaaggaatcaagacGGGATtagcattcccgagagggagcagtgaaggagaaaaggaacccacatcctgggaagccacctaactgaaggaaagatcagccaagtcggcaggacctcaaagtctctgagaaaagcacagcagctggactgagaacagcaaagcagagtgggagccacacagatcatctgaaccaccggcctggacaccacagcctgagatgcttgggcagggggctgggcgctgagacttagGTTCTGAGGTCAGTCCTGGGCAGAGGAatagggctggctgtgtggggacaacCTGAGGGGCTAAGAAGCAGTGCACCACGGGTCGGGGAGGGGAATGCCACGGCAGAGGGAATCCAGGTGAAGGTCCGGaccgcaggagaggcaaggtgccattgctggggaggggagaggaggaagggcggatgccataggaaactccctgcaatGGAGCTGTGCATGCCTGttggctctcagagggtggggtggctctggcgcaggctacAGGTGCCAAGAAGcttcttgctcatttaggggagattgGGTGCTCCTTGTGCAGGCtgcaggtggccaggcacctcttgtgtgagcTAAGGGCATTAGGGAGCTAAGTGTGACCTGGTGCCTCTTGCaagatctacaggtggcaggcaTACACcatagcagtcatctcagaggccagagagaagt from Sus scrofa isolate TJ Tabasco breed Duroc chromosome 7, Sscrofa11.1, whole genome shotgun sequence encodes:
- the LOC100154932 gene encoding putative olfactory receptor 2B8 isoform X2, which produces MEQRNGSSFTGFILLGFSDRPQLEQVLFVVLLIFYVFTLLANTTIITLSQVDPQLHTPMYFFLSNLSFVDLCYTTSIVPQLLVNLRGSDKSISFGGCVVQLYISLGLGCAECILLGVMALDRYAAVCKPLHYTVIMHPRLCTLMACASWIIGFADSLIHTVLIFLLPLCGRNELDHFFCEVPPLLKLACVDTSMNESEIFFASVIILFIPVTLIMFSYGGIVRAVLRIKSSAGQRKAFGTCGSHLTVVSLFYGSALYAYLHPSSNDSQDQAKFISLFYTIIIPMINPLIYTLRNKEVKGAIRRLLTSK
- the LOC100154932 gene encoding putative olfactory receptor 2B8 isoform X1; the protein is MEQRNGSSFTGFILLGFSDRPQLEQVLFVVLLIFYVFTLLANTTIITLSQVDPQLHTPMYFFLSNLSFVDLCYTTSIVPQLLVNLRGSDKSISFGGCVVQLYISLGLGCAECILLGVMALDRYAAVCKPLHYTVIMHPRLCTLMACASWIIGFADSLIHTVLIFLLPLCGRNELDHFFCEVPPLLKLACVDTSMNESEIFFASVIILFIPVTLIMFSYGGIVRAVLRIKSSAGQRKAFGTCGSHLTVVSLFYGSALYAYLHPSSNDSQDQAKFISLFYTIIIPMINPLIYTLRNKEVKGAIRRVLWRDTASR